From Carassius gibelio isolate Cgi1373 ecotype wild population from Czech Republic chromosome B21, carGib1.2-hapl.c, whole genome shotgun sequence, the proteins below share one genomic window:
- the mark2a gene encoding serine/threonine-protein kinase MARK2 isoform X7, with translation MSTRTPLLPLIDSTGQSHSDSKPGGRCNMPHSTADEQPHIGCYRLLKTIGKGNFAKVKLAKHVLTGKEVAVKIIDRTQLTSSSLQKLFREVRIMKLLNHPNIVKLFEVIETDKTLYLVMEYASGGEVFDYLVAHGRMKEKEARAKFRQIVSAVQYCHQKCIVHRDLKAENLLLDADMNIKIADFGFSNEFTLGNKLDTFCGSPPYAAPELFQGKKYDGPEVDVWSLGVILYTLVSGSLPFDGQNLKELRERVLRGKYRIPFYMSTDCENLLKKFLILNPTKRGSLEQQIMKDRWMNVGHEDEELKPYIEPQPDYKDPKRTEIMLRMGYSLDEIEDSLINQKYNDVMATYLLLDYRNSELDELSIKPRLGTDLTNNTQSPSHKGQRNTSNQKSRRSTDQSSSVSTKRPQGDSKHITGSGSSSKVPPSPLISADQKKTPTPSTNSILSSGTSRSRNSPITERATLGIQNGKDSLNTPGSRASTASAAAVLAASSRTRHHKSFSTSAHPSPSDLHAHRPSTANQKSQVVSPSAQNINISSMADRTNFSRGVTSRSTFHAGQQRATRDQQASAYNDPSASPSFSHGNSQVRRPGAGIFSKFTSKFVRRNLSFRFPRSPYEGEGRDEASRPMLSTADKMEKGTQGLPGDENKDSFSSTSPASSTPPFTQASKDAKPRSLRFTWSMKTTSSMEPKEIMKEIQKVLDSNSCEYELREQFMLLCISGDHAHDNFVQWEMEVCKLPRLSLNGVRFKRITGTHFAFKNIASKITNELKL, from the exons GTGGCGGTAAAAATTATAGACAGGACTCAGCTCACCTCCTCAAGTCTTCAAAAG CTGTTTCGAGAAGTGAGGATCATGAAGCTCTTGAATCACCCAAATATCG TGAAGTTATTTGAAGTGATTGAGACCGATAAGACCCTCTACTTGGTGATGGAGTATGCCAGCGGAG GTGAGGTGTTTGATTACCTCGTAGCCCACGGCagaatgaaagagaaagaggCTCGAGCCAAATTCAGACAA atcgTGTCAGCTGTGCAGTACTGTCACCAGAAGTGCATTGTCCACAGAGACCTCAAG GCAGAGAACCTGCTCCTGGATGCAGACATGAACATTAAAATTGCCGATTTCGGCTTCAGTAACGAGTTCACACTGGGCAACAAGCTGGATACTTTTTGTGGCAGCCCTCCTTATGCTGCCCCCGAGCTCTTTCAGGGGAAGAAGTACGACGGGCCGGAGGTGGATGTCTGGAGTCTTGGGGTCATATTATACACACTGGTCAGCGGTTCTTTGCCGTTCGATGGACAGAACTTAAAG GAGTTGCGAGAACGGGTTTTAAGGGGCAAGTACAGGATTCCCTTCTACATGTCGACAGACTGTGAGAACTTACTGAAGAAATTCCTCATACTCAACCCAACCAAGAGAGGGAGCCTTGAG CAGCAGATCATGAAGGACCGGTGGATGAACGTGGGCCATGAGGACGAAGAGTTGAAGCCCTACATCGAACCACAACCTGACTACAAGGACCCTAAGAGGACAG AAATTATGCTACGGATGGGGTACTCTCTAGATGAGATAGAAGACTCCCTGATCAACCAAAAATACAATGATGTCATGGCAACTTACTTATTACTGGACTATAGGAACTCAGAG CTGGATGAACTATCAATAAAGCCCCGCCTAGGCACTGACCTCACAAACAACACCCAATCACCTTCTCACAAGGGACAACGCAATACCTCCAATCAGAAGTCCCGCAGATCCACAGACCAAA GCTCCTCCGTTTCCACCAAGCGTCCTCAGGGCGACAGTAAGCACATCACTGGTTCAGGCAGCTCCAGTAAAGTCCCTCCCAGCCCGCTGATCTCCGCAGACCAGAAGAAAACTCCTACCCCTTCCACT AACAGCATCCTGTCCTCAGGCACCAGCCGCAGCAGGAACTCTCCAATCACTGAGAGAGCCACTCTGGGAATACAGAATGGCAAGGACAG CTTGAACACTCCAGGGTCCCGCGCCTCCACCGCCTCAGCAGCCGCGGTCCTCGCCGCCTCATCCCGCACCCGCCACCACAAGTCATTCTCCACCTCCGCCCACCCTAGTCCCTCAGACCTCCATGCACATCGCCCCAG CACGGCCAACCAGAAATCACAAGTGGTATCCCCCTCAGCTCAGAACATAAACATTTCCTCAATGGCTGACCGTACAAACTTCTCCAGAGGGGTGACGAGCAGAAGCACTTTCCACGCCGGCCAGCAGAGAGCCACACGCGACCAGCAAGCCTCAGCGTACAATGACCCCTCTGCCTCCCCCTCATTTTCCCATGGCAACAGTCAGGTGCGCCGTCCCGGGGCGGGCATCTTCAGCAAGTTCACTTCCAAATTTGTACGCAG aaatcTCTCATTCAGATTTCCCAGAAG TCCGTATGAGGGAGAGGGTCGAGATGAGGCCAGCAG ACCCATGTTGAGCACAGCGGACAAGATGGAGAAGGGCACCCAAGGACTGCCTGGCGACGAAAACAAGGACTCCTTTTCTTCCACTTCTCCAGCTTCCAGCACACCCCCGTTCACCCAGGCCTCCAAGGACGCCAAGCCACGCTCCCTGCGCTTCACCTGGAGCATGAAGACCACCTCCTCCATGGAGCCCAAAGAAATCATGAAGGAGATCCAGAAAGTTCTGGACTCCAACAGCTGCGAGTACGAGCTGCGCGAGCAATTCATGCTCCTCTGCATTTCGGGCGACCACGCGCATGACAACTTTGTCCAGTGGGAGATGGAGGTGTGCAAGCTACCTCGCCTCTCGCTCAACGGGGTGCGCTTCAAGCGGATCACCGGAACCCACTTCGCCTTCAAGAACATCGCCTCGAAGATCACCAACGAGCTAAAACTGTGA
- the mark2a gene encoding serine/threonine-protein kinase MARK2 isoform X4, with protein MSTRTPLLPLIDSTGQSHSDSKPGGRCNMPHSTADEQPHIGCYRLLKTIGKGNFAKVKLAKHVLTGKEVAVKIIDRTQLTSSSLQKLFREVRIMKLLNHPNIVKLFEVIETDKTLYLVMEYASGGEVFDYLVAHGRMKEKEARAKFRQIVSAVQYCHQKCIVHRDLKAENLLLDADMNIKIADFGFSNEFTLGNKLDTFCGSPPYAAPELFQGKKYDGPEVDVWSLGVILYTLVSGSLPFDGQNLKELRERVLRGKYRIPFYMSTDCENLLKKFLILNPTKRGSLEQQIMKDRWMNVGHEDEELKPYIEPQPDYKDPKRTGQHPSSAGGSKREIMLRMGYSLDEIEDSLINQKYNDVMATYLLLDYRNSELDELSIKPRLGTDLTNNTQSPSHKGQRNTSNQKSRRSTDQSSSVSTKRPQGDSKHITGSGSSSKVPPSPLISADQKKTPTPSTNSILSSGTSRSRNSPITERATLGIQNGKDSLNTPGSRASTASAAAVLAASSRTRHHKSFSTSAHPSPSDLHAHRPSTANQKSQVVSPSAQNINISSMADRTNFSRGVTSRSTFHAGQQRATRDQQASAYNDPSASPSFSHGNSQVRRPGAGIFSKFTSKFVRSPYEGEGRDEASRPMLSTADKMEKGTQGLPGDENKDSFSSTSPASSTPPFTQASKDAKPRSLRFTWSMKTTSSMEPKEIMKEIQKVLDSNSCEYELREQFMLLCISGDHAHDNFVQWEMEVCKLPRLSLNGVRFKRITGTHFAFKNIASKITNELKL; from the exons GTGGCGGTAAAAATTATAGACAGGACTCAGCTCACCTCCTCAAGTCTTCAAAAG CTGTTTCGAGAAGTGAGGATCATGAAGCTCTTGAATCACCCAAATATCG TGAAGTTATTTGAAGTGATTGAGACCGATAAGACCCTCTACTTGGTGATGGAGTATGCCAGCGGAG GTGAGGTGTTTGATTACCTCGTAGCCCACGGCagaatgaaagagaaagaggCTCGAGCCAAATTCAGACAA atcgTGTCAGCTGTGCAGTACTGTCACCAGAAGTGCATTGTCCACAGAGACCTCAAG GCAGAGAACCTGCTCCTGGATGCAGACATGAACATTAAAATTGCCGATTTCGGCTTCAGTAACGAGTTCACACTGGGCAACAAGCTGGATACTTTTTGTGGCAGCCCTCCTTATGCTGCCCCCGAGCTCTTTCAGGGGAAGAAGTACGACGGGCCGGAGGTGGATGTCTGGAGTCTTGGGGTCATATTATACACACTGGTCAGCGGTTCTTTGCCGTTCGATGGACAGAACTTAAAG GAGTTGCGAGAACGGGTTTTAAGGGGCAAGTACAGGATTCCCTTCTACATGTCGACAGACTGTGAGAACTTACTGAAGAAATTCCTCATACTCAACCCAACCAAGAGAGGGAGCCTTGAG CAGCAGATCATGAAGGACCGGTGGATGAACGTGGGCCATGAGGACGAAGAGTTGAAGCCCTACATCGAACCACAACCTGACTACAAGGACCCTAAGAGGACAGGTCAGCACCCCAGCAGTGCAGGGGGTTCGAAGAGAG AAATTATGCTACGGATGGGGTACTCTCTAGATGAGATAGAAGACTCCCTGATCAACCAAAAATACAATGATGTCATGGCAACTTACTTATTACTGGACTATAGGAACTCAGAG CTGGATGAACTATCAATAAAGCCCCGCCTAGGCACTGACCTCACAAACAACACCCAATCACCTTCTCACAAGGGACAACGCAATACCTCCAATCAGAAGTCCCGCAGATCCACAGACCAAA GCTCCTCCGTTTCCACCAAGCGTCCTCAGGGCGACAGTAAGCACATCACTGGTTCAGGCAGCTCCAGTAAAGTCCCTCCCAGCCCGCTGATCTCCGCAGACCAGAAGAAAACTCCTACCCCTTCCACT AACAGCATCCTGTCCTCAGGCACCAGCCGCAGCAGGAACTCTCCAATCACTGAGAGAGCCACTCTGGGAATACAGAATGGCAAGGACAG CTTGAACACTCCAGGGTCCCGCGCCTCCACCGCCTCAGCAGCCGCGGTCCTCGCCGCCTCATCCCGCACCCGCCACCACAAGTCATTCTCCACCTCCGCCCACCCTAGTCCCTCAGACCTCCATGCACATCGCCCCAG CACGGCCAACCAGAAATCACAAGTGGTATCCCCCTCAGCTCAGAACATAAACATTTCCTCAATGGCTGACCGTACAAACTTCTCCAGAGGGGTGACGAGCAGAAGCACTTTCCACGCCGGCCAGCAGAGAGCCACACGCGACCAGCAAGCCTCAGCGTACAATGACCCCTCTGCCTCCCCCTCATTTTCCCATGGCAACAGTCAGGTGCGCCGTCCCGGGGCGGGCATCTTCAGCAAGTTCACTTCCAAATTTGTACGCAG TCCGTATGAGGGAGAGGGTCGAGATGAGGCCAGCAG ACCCATGTTGAGCACAGCGGACAAGATGGAGAAGGGCACCCAAGGACTGCCTGGCGACGAAAACAAGGACTCCTTTTCTTCCACTTCTCCAGCTTCCAGCACACCCCCGTTCACCCAGGCCTCCAAGGACGCCAAGCCACGCTCCCTGCGCTTCACCTGGAGCATGAAGACCACCTCCTCCATGGAGCCCAAAGAAATCATGAAGGAGATCCAGAAAGTTCTGGACTCCAACAGCTGCGAGTACGAGCTGCGCGAGCAATTCATGCTCCTCTGCATTTCGGGCGACCACGCGCATGACAACTTTGTCCAGTGGGAGATGGAGGTGTGCAAGCTACCTCGCCTCTCGCTCAACGGGGTGCGCTTCAAGCGGATCACCGGAACCCACTTCGCCTTCAAGAACATCGCCTCGAAGATCACCAACGAGCTAAAACTGTGA
- the mark2a gene encoding serine/threonine-protein kinase MARK2 isoform X3, with amino-acid sequence MSTRTPLLPLIDSTGQSHSDSKPGGRCNMPHSTADEQPHIGCYRLLKTIGKGNFAKVKLAKHVLTGKEVAVKIIDRTQLTSSSLQKLFREVRIMKLLNHPNIVKLFEVIETDKTLYLVMEYASGGEVFDYLVAHGRMKEKEARAKFRQIVSAVQYCHQKCIVHRDLKAENLLLDADMNIKIADFGFSNEFTLGNKLDTFCGSPPYAAPELFQGKKYDGPEVDVWSLGVILYTLVSGSLPFDGQNLKELRERVLRGKYRIPFYMSTDCENLLKKFLILNPTKRGSLEQQIMKDRWMNVGHEDEELKPYIEPQPDYKDPKRTGQHPSSAGGSKREIMLRMGYSLDEIEDSLINQKYNDVMATYLLLDYRNSELDELSIKPRLGTDLTNNTQSPSHKGQRNTSNQKSRRSTDQSSSVSTKRPQGDSKHITGSGSSSKVPPSPLISADQKKTPTPSTNSILSSGTSRSRNSPITERATLGIQNGKDSLNTPGSRASTASAAAVLAASSRTRHHKSFSTSAHPSPSDLHAHRPSTANQKSQVVSPSAQNINISSMADRTNFSRGVTSRSTFHAGQQRATRDQQASAYNDPSASPSFSHGNSQVRRPGAGIFSKFTSKFVRRNLSFRFPRSPYEGEGRDEASRPMLSTADKMEKGTQGLPGDENKDSFSSTSPASSTPPFTQASKDAKPRSLRFTWSMKTTSSMEPKEIMKEIQKVLDSNSCEYELREQFMLLCISGDHAHDNFVQWEMEVCKLPRLSLNGVRFKRITGTHFAFKNIASKITNELKL; translated from the exons GTGGCGGTAAAAATTATAGACAGGACTCAGCTCACCTCCTCAAGTCTTCAAAAG CTGTTTCGAGAAGTGAGGATCATGAAGCTCTTGAATCACCCAAATATCG TGAAGTTATTTGAAGTGATTGAGACCGATAAGACCCTCTACTTGGTGATGGAGTATGCCAGCGGAG GTGAGGTGTTTGATTACCTCGTAGCCCACGGCagaatgaaagagaaagaggCTCGAGCCAAATTCAGACAA atcgTGTCAGCTGTGCAGTACTGTCACCAGAAGTGCATTGTCCACAGAGACCTCAAG GCAGAGAACCTGCTCCTGGATGCAGACATGAACATTAAAATTGCCGATTTCGGCTTCAGTAACGAGTTCACACTGGGCAACAAGCTGGATACTTTTTGTGGCAGCCCTCCTTATGCTGCCCCCGAGCTCTTTCAGGGGAAGAAGTACGACGGGCCGGAGGTGGATGTCTGGAGTCTTGGGGTCATATTATACACACTGGTCAGCGGTTCTTTGCCGTTCGATGGACAGAACTTAAAG GAGTTGCGAGAACGGGTTTTAAGGGGCAAGTACAGGATTCCCTTCTACATGTCGACAGACTGTGAGAACTTACTGAAGAAATTCCTCATACTCAACCCAACCAAGAGAGGGAGCCTTGAG CAGCAGATCATGAAGGACCGGTGGATGAACGTGGGCCATGAGGACGAAGAGTTGAAGCCCTACATCGAACCACAACCTGACTACAAGGACCCTAAGAGGACAGGTCAGCACCCCAGCAGTGCAGGGGGTTCGAAGAGAG AAATTATGCTACGGATGGGGTACTCTCTAGATGAGATAGAAGACTCCCTGATCAACCAAAAATACAATGATGTCATGGCAACTTACTTATTACTGGACTATAGGAACTCAGAG CTGGATGAACTATCAATAAAGCCCCGCCTAGGCACTGACCTCACAAACAACACCCAATCACCTTCTCACAAGGGACAACGCAATACCTCCAATCAGAAGTCCCGCAGATCCACAGACCAAA GCTCCTCCGTTTCCACCAAGCGTCCTCAGGGCGACAGTAAGCACATCACTGGTTCAGGCAGCTCCAGTAAAGTCCCTCCCAGCCCGCTGATCTCCGCAGACCAGAAGAAAACTCCTACCCCTTCCACT AACAGCATCCTGTCCTCAGGCACCAGCCGCAGCAGGAACTCTCCAATCACTGAGAGAGCCACTCTGGGAATACAGAATGGCAAGGACAG CTTGAACACTCCAGGGTCCCGCGCCTCCACCGCCTCAGCAGCCGCGGTCCTCGCCGCCTCATCCCGCACCCGCCACCACAAGTCATTCTCCACCTCCGCCCACCCTAGTCCCTCAGACCTCCATGCACATCGCCCCAG CACGGCCAACCAGAAATCACAAGTGGTATCCCCCTCAGCTCAGAACATAAACATTTCCTCAATGGCTGACCGTACAAACTTCTCCAGAGGGGTGACGAGCAGAAGCACTTTCCACGCCGGCCAGCAGAGAGCCACACGCGACCAGCAAGCCTCAGCGTACAATGACCCCTCTGCCTCCCCCTCATTTTCCCATGGCAACAGTCAGGTGCGCCGTCCCGGGGCGGGCATCTTCAGCAAGTTCACTTCCAAATTTGTACGCAG aaatcTCTCATTCAGATTTCCCAGAAG TCCGTATGAGGGAGAGGGTCGAGATGAGGCCAGCAG ACCCATGTTGAGCACAGCGGACAAGATGGAGAAGGGCACCCAAGGACTGCCTGGCGACGAAAACAAGGACTCCTTTTCTTCCACTTCTCCAGCTTCCAGCACACCCCCGTTCACCCAGGCCTCCAAGGACGCCAAGCCACGCTCCCTGCGCTTCACCTGGAGCATGAAGACCACCTCCTCCATGGAGCCCAAAGAAATCATGAAGGAGATCCAGAAAGTTCTGGACTCCAACAGCTGCGAGTACGAGCTGCGCGAGCAATTCATGCTCCTCTGCATTTCGGGCGACCACGCGCATGACAACTTTGTCCAGTGGGAGATGGAGGTGTGCAAGCTACCTCGCCTCTCGCTCAACGGGGTGCGCTTCAAGCGGATCACCGGAACCCACTTCGCCTTCAAGAACATCGCCTCGAAGATCACCAACGAGCTAAAACTGTGA
- the mark2a gene encoding serine/threonine-protein kinase MARK2 isoform X6 codes for MSTRTPLLPLIDSTGQSHSDSKPGGRCNMPHSTADEQPHIGCYRLLKTIGKGNFAKVKLAKHVLTGKEVAVKIIDRTQLTSSSLQKLFREVRIMKLLNHPNIVKLFEVIETDKTLYLVMEYASGGEVFDYLVAHGRMKEKEARAKFRQIVSAVQYCHQKCIVHRDLKAENLLLDADMNIKIADFGFSNEFTLGNKLDTFCGSPPYAAPELFQGKKYDGPEVDVWSLGVILYTLVSGSLPFDGQNLKELRERVLRGKYRIPFYMSTDCENLLKKFLILNPTKRGSLEQIMKDRWMNVGHEDEELKPYIEPQPDYKDPKRTEIMLRMGYSLDEIEDSLINQKYNDVMATYLLLDYRNSELDELSIKPRLGTDLTNNTQSPSHKGQRNTSNQKSRRSTDQSSSVSTKRPQGDSKHITGSGSSSKVPPSPLISADQKKTPTPSTNSILSSGTSRSRNSPITERATLGIQNGKDSLNTPGSRASTASAAAVLAASSRTRHHKSFSTSAHPSPSDLHAHRPSTANQKSQVVSPSAQNINISSMADRTNFSRGVTSRSTFHAGQQRATRDQQASAYNDPSASPSFSHGNSQVRRPGAGIFSKFTSKFVRRNLSFRFPRRSPYEGEGRDEASRPMLSTADKMEKGTQGLPGDENKDSFSSTSPASSTPPFTQASKDAKPRSLRFTWSMKTTSSMEPKEIMKEIQKVLDSNSCEYELREQFMLLCISGDHAHDNFVQWEMEVCKLPRLSLNGVRFKRITGTHFAFKNIASKITNELKL; via the exons GTGGCGGTAAAAATTATAGACAGGACTCAGCTCACCTCCTCAAGTCTTCAAAAG CTGTTTCGAGAAGTGAGGATCATGAAGCTCTTGAATCACCCAAATATCG TGAAGTTATTTGAAGTGATTGAGACCGATAAGACCCTCTACTTGGTGATGGAGTATGCCAGCGGAG GTGAGGTGTTTGATTACCTCGTAGCCCACGGCagaatgaaagagaaagaggCTCGAGCCAAATTCAGACAA atcgTGTCAGCTGTGCAGTACTGTCACCAGAAGTGCATTGTCCACAGAGACCTCAAG GCAGAGAACCTGCTCCTGGATGCAGACATGAACATTAAAATTGCCGATTTCGGCTTCAGTAACGAGTTCACACTGGGCAACAAGCTGGATACTTTTTGTGGCAGCCCTCCTTATGCTGCCCCCGAGCTCTTTCAGGGGAAGAAGTACGACGGGCCGGAGGTGGATGTCTGGAGTCTTGGGGTCATATTATACACACTGGTCAGCGGTTCTTTGCCGTTCGATGGACAGAACTTAAAG GAGTTGCGAGAACGGGTTTTAAGGGGCAAGTACAGGATTCCCTTCTACATGTCGACAGACTGTGAGAACTTACTGAAGAAATTCCTCATACTCAACCCAACCAAGAGAGGGAGCCTTGAG CAGATCATGAAGGACCGGTGGATGAACGTGGGCCATGAGGACGAAGAGTTGAAGCCCTACATCGAACCACAACCTGACTACAAGGACCCTAAGAGGACAG AAATTATGCTACGGATGGGGTACTCTCTAGATGAGATAGAAGACTCCCTGATCAACCAAAAATACAATGATGTCATGGCAACTTACTTATTACTGGACTATAGGAACTCAGAG CTGGATGAACTATCAATAAAGCCCCGCCTAGGCACTGACCTCACAAACAACACCCAATCACCTTCTCACAAGGGACAACGCAATACCTCCAATCAGAAGTCCCGCAGATCCACAGACCAAA GCTCCTCCGTTTCCACCAAGCGTCCTCAGGGCGACAGTAAGCACATCACTGGTTCAGGCAGCTCCAGTAAAGTCCCTCCCAGCCCGCTGATCTCCGCAGACCAGAAGAAAACTCCTACCCCTTCCACT AACAGCATCCTGTCCTCAGGCACCAGCCGCAGCAGGAACTCTCCAATCACTGAGAGAGCCACTCTGGGAATACAGAATGGCAAGGACAG CTTGAACACTCCAGGGTCCCGCGCCTCCACCGCCTCAGCAGCCGCGGTCCTCGCCGCCTCATCCCGCACCCGCCACCACAAGTCATTCTCCACCTCCGCCCACCCTAGTCCCTCAGACCTCCATGCACATCGCCCCAG CACGGCCAACCAGAAATCACAAGTGGTATCCCCCTCAGCTCAGAACATAAACATTTCCTCAATGGCTGACCGTACAAACTTCTCCAGAGGGGTGACGAGCAGAAGCACTTTCCACGCCGGCCAGCAGAGAGCCACACGCGACCAGCAAGCCTCAGCGTACAATGACCCCTCTGCCTCCCCCTCATTTTCCCATGGCAACAGTCAGGTGCGCCGTCCCGGGGCGGGCATCTTCAGCAAGTTCACTTCCAAATTTGTACGCAG aaatcTCTCATTCAGATTTCCCAGAAG GAGTCCGTATGAGGGAGAGGGTCGAGATGAGGCCAGCAG ACCCATGTTGAGCACAGCGGACAAGATGGAGAAGGGCACCCAAGGACTGCCTGGCGACGAAAACAAGGACTCCTTTTCTTCCACTTCTCCAGCTTCCAGCACACCCCCGTTCACCCAGGCCTCCAAGGACGCCAAGCCACGCTCCCTGCGCTTCACCTGGAGCATGAAGACCACCTCCTCCATGGAGCCCAAAGAAATCATGAAGGAGATCCAGAAAGTTCTGGACTCCAACAGCTGCGAGTACGAGCTGCGCGAGCAATTCATGCTCCTCTGCATTTCGGGCGACCACGCGCATGACAACTTTGTCCAGTGGGAGATGGAGGTGTGCAAGCTACCTCGCCTCTCGCTCAACGGGGTGCGCTTCAAGCGGATCACCGGAACCCACTTCGCCTTCAAGAACATCGCCTCGAAGATCACCAACGAGCTAAAACTGTGA
- the mark2a gene encoding serine/threonine-protein kinase MARK2 isoform X1, translated as MSTRTPLLPLIDSTGQSHSDSKPGGRCNMPHSTADEQPHIGCYRLLKTIGKGNFAKVKLAKHVLTGKEVAVKIIDRTQLTSSSLQKLFREVRIMKLLNHPNIVKLFEVIETDKTLYLVMEYASGGEVFDYLVAHGRMKEKEARAKFRQIVSAVQYCHQKCIVHRDLKAENLLLDADMNIKIADFGFSNEFTLGNKLDTFCGSPPYAAPELFQGKKYDGPEVDVWSLGVILYTLVSGSLPFDGQNLKELRERVLRGKYRIPFYMSTDCENLLKKFLILNPTKRGSLEQQIMKDRWMNVGHEDEELKPYIEPQPDYKDPKRTGQHPSSAGGSKREIMLRMGYSLDEIEDSLINQKYNDVMATYLLLDYRNSELDELSIKPRLGTDLTNNTQSPSHKGQRNTSNQKSRRSTDQSSSVSTKRPQGDSKHITGSGSSSKVPPSPLISADQKKTPTPSTNSILSSGTSRSRNSPITERATLGIQNGKDSLNTPGSRASTASAAAVLAASSRTRHHKSFSTSAHPSPSDLHAHRPSTANQKSQVVSPSAQNINISSMADRTNFSRGVTSRSTFHAGQQRATRDQQASAYNDPSASPSFSHGNSQVRRPGAGIFSKFTSKFVRRNLSFRFPRRSPYEGEGRDEASRPMLSTADKMEKGTQGLPGDENKDSFSSTSPASSTPPFTQASKDAKPRSLRFTWSMKTTSSMEPKEIMKEIQKVLDSNSCEYELREQFMLLCISGDHAHDNFVQWEMEVCKLPRLSLNGVRFKRITGTHFAFKNIASKITNELKL; from the exons GTGGCGGTAAAAATTATAGACAGGACTCAGCTCACCTCCTCAAGTCTTCAAAAG CTGTTTCGAGAAGTGAGGATCATGAAGCTCTTGAATCACCCAAATATCG TGAAGTTATTTGAAGTGATTGAGACCGATAAGACCCTCTACTTGGTGATGGAGTATGCCAGCGGAG GTGAGGTGTTTGATTACCTCGTAGCCCACGGCagaatgaaagagaaagaggCTCGAGCCAAATTCAGACAA atcgTGTCAGCTGTGCAGTACTGTCACCAGAAGTGCATTGTCCACAGAGACCTCAAG GCAGAGAACCTGCTCCTGGATGCAGACATGAACATTAAAATTGCCGATTTCGGCTTCAGTAACGAGTTCACACTGGGCAACAAGCTGGATACTTTTTGTGGCAGCCCTCCTTATGCTGCCCCCGAGCTCTTTCAGGGGAAGAAGTACGACGGGCCGGAGGTGGATGTCTGGAGTCTTGGGGTCATATTATACACACTGGTCAGCGGTTCTTTGCCGTTCGATGGACAGAACTTAAAG GAGTTGCGAGAACGGGTTTTAAGGGGCAAGTACAGGATTCCCTTCTACATGTCGACAGACTGTGAGAACTTACTGAAGAAATTCCTCATACTCAACCCAACCAAGAGAGGGAGCCTTGAG CAGCAGATCATGAAGGACCGGTGGATGAACGTGGGCCATGAGGACGAAGAGTTGAAGCCCTACATCGAACCACAACCTGACTACAAGGACCCTAAGAGGACAGGTCAGCACCCCAGCAGTGCAGGGGGTTCGAAGAGAG AAATTATGCTACGGATGGGGTACTCTCTAGATGAGATAGAAGACTCCCTGATCAACCAAAAATACAATGATGTCATGGCAACTTACTTATTACTGGACTATAGGAACTCAGAG CTGGATGAACTATCAATAAAGCCCCGCCTAGGCACTGACCTCACAAACAACACCCAATCACCTTCTCACAAGGGACAACGCAATACCTCCAATCAGAAGTCCCGCAGATCCACAGACCAAA GCTCCTCCGTTTCCACCAAGCGTCCTCAGGGCGACAGTAAGCACATCACTGGTTCAGGCAGCTCCAGTAAAGTCCCTCCCAGCCCGCTGATCTCCGCAGACCAGAAGAAAACTCCTACCCCTTCCACT AACAGCATCCTGTCCTCAGGCACCAGCCGCAGCAGGAACTCTCCAATCACTGAGAGAGCCACTCTGGGAATACAGAATGGCAAGGACAG CTTGAACACTCCAGGGTCCCGCGCCTCCACCGCCTCAGCAGCCGCGGTCCTCGCCGCCTCATCCCGCACCCGCCACCACAAGTCATTCTCCACCTCCGCCCACCCTAGTCCCTCAGACCTCCATGCACATCGCCCCAG CACGGCCAACCAGAAATCACAAGTGGTATCCCCCTCAGCTCAGAACATAAACATTTCCTCAATGGCTGACCGTACAAACTTCTCCAGAGGGGTGACGAGCAGAAGCACTTTCCACGCCGGCCAGCAGAGAGCCACACGCGACCAGCAAGCCTCAGCGTACAATGACCCCTCTGCCTCCCCCTCATTTTCCCATGGCAACAGTCAGGTGCGCCGTCCCGGGGCGGGCATCTTCAGCAAGTTCACTTCCAAATTTGTACGCAG aaatcTCTCATTCAGATTTCCCAGAAG GAGTCCGTATGAGGGAGAGGGTCGAGATGAGGCCAGCAG ACCCATGTTGAGCACAGCGGACAAGATGGAGAAGGGCACCCAAGGACTGCCTGGCGACGAAAACAAGGACTCCTTTTCTTCCACTTCTCCAGCTTCCAGCACACCCCCGTTCACCCAGGCCTCCAAGGACGCCAAGCCACGCTCCCTGCGCTTCACCTGGAGCATGAAGACCACCTCCTCCATGGAGCCCAAAGAAATCATGAAGGAGATCCAGAAAGTTCTGGACTCCAACAGCTGCGAGTACGAGCTGCGCGAGCAATTCATGCTCCTCTGCATTTCGGGCGACCACGCGCATGACAACTTTGTCCAGTGGGAGATGGAGGTGTGCAAGCTACCTCGCCTCTCGCTCAACGGGGTGCGCTTCAAGCGGATCACCGGAACCCACTTCGCCTTCAAGAACATCGCCTCGAAGATCACCAACGAGCTAAAACTGTGA